In Populus nigra chromosome 1, ddPopNigr1.1, whole genome shotgun sequence, one genomic interval encodes:
- the LOC133688256 gene encoding protein SIEVE ELEMENT OCCLUSION B-like → MASGLPLRLPAQGFNASQQLIKSDRGSMLTMSDDNVMMKQIVGTHAPDGREVDVKPLLHLVEDILKRATQQIDTSLTTSRAHAELEDKTHQVNFVSMLDALSYTIDRISCEIAYKALSGTDAHATTVSLFNMLTSYSWDAKLVLTLAAFALNYGEFWLLAQIYSSNDLAKSMAILRQLPSIMEHSGPLKPRFDAINNLIKVMMDVARCVVEFTDLPPAYISNEVPALSTAMAHIPTAVYWTMRSVVACAAQITSLTTMGHEFSISTTVAWELSTLAHKLSNILDHLRKQLDTCYQYIDEKRNVESFQMLKDLFEMIHIDNMKVLKALIYAKDDIQPLIDGSSKKRVHLDVLRRKNVLLLISGLDMSTDELSILEQIYNESRHHGPRLDSQYEVVWVPIVDRSVQWSDPMKGKFESMQSSMPWFTVYHPSLIEKAVIRFIKEVWHFRNKPILVVLDPQGKVVCPNALHMMWIWGSSAFPFTSLREESLWKDETWRLELLVDGIDPAILNWIKEGKYIFLYGGDDDEWVRKFTNTARAVAQAARIPLEMVYVGKSSKREKIRRVIATITVEKLSYVWQDLTMIWFFWTRLESMLYSKIQLGKLDDHDPMMQEIKKLLSYDREGGWAVLSNGSNVVVNGHKTTALQTLLEYDLWKEQVPVKGFDLAYRDHQGRIHDISRPCCRFDFPMTTGRIPETMKCPECNRTMEKFSTFLCCHDEVIPDELFK, encoded by the exons ATGGCATCAGGCCTTCCACTCAGGCTCCCTGCCCAGGGTTTTAATGCGAGCCAGCAACTGATCAAGAGTGACCGCGGCAGCATGCTAACAATGTCTGATGACAATGTGATGATGAAACAAATTGTAGGAACTCATGCTCCTGATGGCCGAGAGGTTGATGTCAAACCTCTTCTCCATCTTGTTGAAGACATCCTCAAACGTGCCACCCAGCAAATCGATACCTCTCTGACG ACTTCCCGAGCCCATGCTGAATTGGAGGACAAGACTCACCAAGTCAATTTTGTTTCCATGCTCGATGCACTGTCGTATACAATAGACAGAATTTCCTGCGAG ATTGCCTACAAGGCACTGAGTGGGACAGATGCCCACGCAACAACTGTCTCACTTTTCAACATGCTAACAAGCTATTCCTGGGATGCCAAGCTTGTGCTCACCTTGGCAGCTTTTGCTTTGAATTATGGAGAATTCTGGCTGCTTGCCCAGATTTACTCATCAAACGATCTTGCCAAATCCATGGCAATCCTCAGGCAACTGCCTAGCATCATGGAACACTCAGGGCCCTTGAAGCCTCGCTTCGATGCCATTAACAATCTGATCAAGGTCATGATGGACGTGGCCAGGTGCGTGGTTGAGTTCACGGATCTACCGCCAGCTTACATTTCTAATGAAGTACCAGCATTGTCCACAGCCATGGCCCATATCCCTACTGCTGTCTACTGGACCATGAGGAGTGTTGTGGCTTGTGCGGCTCAGATTACTAGCCTCACTACCATGGGACACGA GTTTTCTATATCAACCACTGTGGCATGGGAGCTATCCACCTTGGCTCACAAACTCAGCAACATACTTGACCATCTCAGGAAGCAATTGGATACTTGCTACCAATACATAG ATGAAAAGAGGAATGTCGAATCCTTTCAAATGCTAAAGGATCTCTTTGAAATGATCCACATTGACAACATGAAGGTCCTAAAGGCCCTGATTTATGCCAAGGATGATATCCAGCCACTTATAGATGGCTCTTCCAAGAAAAGA GTCCATCTTGATGTGCTAAGAAGGAAAAATGTGCTATTGCTCATTTCTGGCCTCGACATGTCAACCGATGAGCTTTCAATTCTTGAACAGATATACAATGAATCCAGGCATCACGGACCTAGGCTGGATAGTCAGTATGAGGTGGTCTGGGTCCCAATTGTGGACCGTTCAGTCCAGTGGAGTGATCCAATGAAGGGGAAATTTGAAAGCATGCAGTCTTCAATGCCATGGTTCACAGTGTACCACCCTTCACTGATTGAGAAGGCAGTCATTAGGTTCATCAAGGAGGTGTGGCACTTCCGGAACAAGCCTATTCTTGTGGTGCTTGACCCTCAAGGCAAGGTGGTTTGCCCAAATGCACTCCACATGATGTGGATTTGGGGAAGCAGTGCCTTCCCTTTCACTAGCTTGAGAGAGGAATCTCTCTGGAAGGATGAGACATGGAGGCTTGAGCTTCTAGTGGATGGCATTGACCCAGCGATTCTTAATTGG ATCAAGGAAGGAAAGTACATTTTCCTGTACGGAGGAGACGACGATGAATGGGTGAGGAAGTTCACAAACACCGCACGTGCTGTGGCGCAGGCAGCCCGCATTCCCCTGGAGATGGTATATGTGGGGAAGAGCAGCAAAAGGGAGAAAATCCGGCGAGTCATAGCGACAATCACCGTGGAGAAGCTCAGTTACGTCTGGCAAGACCTTACCATGATATGGTTCTTTTGGACCAGGCTAGAGAGTATGCTGTACTCCAAGATTCAGTTAGGCAAGCTTGATGACCATGATCCTATGATGCAAGAAATCAAGAAGTTGCTTAGCTACGACAGAGAAGGTGGATGGGCTGTGCTTAGCAATGGGTCTAATGTTGTGGTCAATGGTCACAAGACCACAGCTTTGCAAACATTGCTTGAGTATGACTTGTGGAAGGAACAAGTGCCTGTCAAGGGCTTTGATTTGGCCTACCGTGATCACCAAGGCAGGATCCATGACATTTCTCGTCCTTGCTGCCGCTTCGATTTCCCAATGACTACGGGTAGGATCCCTGAGACCATGAAATGCCCAGAGTGCAACCGCACCATGGAGAAATTCTCCACTTTCCTTTGCTGCCATGATGAGGTCATTCCAGACGAGCTCTTCAAGTAA